A stretch of Paenibacillus peoriae DNA encodes these proteins:
- the dnaK gene encoding molecular chaperone DnaK codes for MSKVIGIDLGTTNSCVAVMEGGEAVVIPNPEGARTTPSVVGFKKDGERTVGETAKRQAITNPDRTIMSIKRHMGTNHKESIDGKEYSAQEISAMILQKLKSDAEAYLGQTVSQAVITVPAYFNDGQRQATKDAGKIAGLEVLRIVNEPTAAALAYGMEKSEDQTILVYDLGGGTFDVSILELGDGFFEVKATSGDNKLGGDDFDQVIIDYLVNEFKKDQGIDLSKDKAAVQRLKDAAEKAKKELSGVLTTTISLPFITVADGVPQHLELNLTRAKFEELSEGLVERTLGPTRQAMKDAGMSASDIDKIVLVGGSTRIPAVQEAIKKLTGKEPHKGVNPDEVVALGAAVQAGVLTGDVKDVVLLDVTPLSLGIETAGGVFTKMIDRNTTIPTSKSQVFSTYADNQPSVEIHVLQGEREMAAGNKTLGRFQLGDIPPAPRGVPQIEVTFDLDANGIVNVSATDKGTGKSQKITITSSSGLSDEEVERMMKDAELHAEEDKKRKDLVEAKNAADQLIYSVDKTIKDLGEKADAGEVEKANAAKENLQKTLETDNLEDIKKATEELTEIVQQLSVKLYEQAAQEAQAQQGQDGAADSKGRDNVVDADYEVVDEDQKKD; via the coding sequence ATGAGCAAAGTAATCGGTATTGACTTAGGTACAACCAACTCTTGTGTGGCTGTTATGGAGGGCGGCGAAGCAGTCGTTATTCCAAATCCGGAAGGCGCGCGCACAACCCCTTCCGTTGTTGGTTTCAAAAAAGATGGAGAACGTACTGTAGGGGAAACGGCAAAACGCCAAGCAATTACAAACCCGGATCGTACAATCATGTCCATCAAGCGTCACATGGGTACAAATCATAAAGAAAGCATCGACGGCAAAGAATATTCCGCACAGGAAATTTCCGCTATGATTTTGCAAAAGCTGAAATCCGATGCTGAAGCTTACCTGGGACAAACCGTTTCTCAAGCTGTTATCACTGTTCCAGCTTACTTCAATGACGGTCAACGTCAAGCAACCAAGGATGCAGGTAAAATTGCCGGTCTGGAAGTTCTGCGGATTGTCAATGAGCCAACAGCAGCTGCATTGGCATATGGTATGGAAAAATCCGAAGACCAAACGATCCTGGTATATGACCTGGGTGGCGGTACATTCGACGTATCCATTCTGGAACTGGGCGACGGTTTCTTCGAAGTTAAAGCAACAAGCGGCGATAACAAGCTGGGTGGCGATGACTTTGACCAAGTGATTATTGATTACCTCGTAAATGAGTTCAAAAAAGATCAAGGCATCGACCTGAGTAAAGATAAAGCTGCTGTACAACGTCTGAAAGACGCAGCGGAAAAAGCGAAAAAAGAACTGTCTGGCGTACTGACAACGACGATTTCTTTGCCGTTTATCACAGTAGCTGATGGCGTTCCACAGCATTTGGAGTTGAACCTGACTCGTGCGAAATTTGAAGAATTGTCTGAAGGTCTGGTAGAACGTACTTTGGGACCTACTCGTCAAGCGATGAAAGATGCAGGCATGAGTGCCAGCGACATCGATAAAATCGTTCTGGTCGGCGGTTCCACACGTATTCCGGCTGTACAAGAAGCAATCAAAAAGCTGACAGGTAAAGAGCCTCACAAAGGCGTAAATCCTGATGAAGTGGTAGCTTTGGGCGCGGCAGTTCAAGCGGGTGTACTGACTGGTGATGTGAAAGACGTCGTTCTTCTTGACGTAACTCCACTGTCCCTCGGTATTGAAACCGCAGGTGGCGTATTTACTAAAATGATTGATCGTAACACGACAATCCCTACGAGCAAATCGCAGGTATTCTCGACATATGCGGACAATCAGCCTAGCGTAGAAATTCACGTGCTGCAAGGTGAACGTGAAATGGCAGCAGGCAACAAAACACTGGGTCGCTTCCAATTGGGAGATATCCCTCCAGCACCACGTGGTGTACCGCAAATCGAAGTTACCTTTGATCTGGATGCGAACGGTATCGTGAACGTATCCGCTACAGATAAAGGCACAGGCAAAAGCCAAAAAATTACGATCACATCTTCCAGCGGCTTGAGCGACGAGGAAGTAGAACGTATGATGAAGGATGCCGAGTTGCATGCGGAAGAAGATAAAAAACGCAAAGATTTGGTAGAAGCGAAAAACGCTGCGGATCAACTGATCTACTCCGTAGACAAAACGATTAAAGATCTGGGCGAAAAAGCGGATGCAGGCGAAGTCGAAAAAGCAAATGCAGCTAAAGAAAATCTGCAAAAAACGCTGGAAACCGACAACCTGGAAGATATCAAAAAAGCTACTGAAGAACTGACTGAAATCGTTCAGCAATTGTCTGTAAAGCTGTATGAGCAAGCTGCTCAAGAAGCACAGGCTCAACAAGGCCAAGACGGCGCAGCAGACAGCAAAGGCCGTGACAATGTGGTTGACGCGGACTATGAAGTTGTTGACGAAGACCAGAAGAAAGACTAA
- the dcuR gene encoding two-component system response regulator DcuR, with protein sequence MINVLIVEDDPMVAEFNRKYMEQVEGFRCGGWASSVEEARKFIAEQAIDLILLDVYMQESNGLDLLSFIRETGVNIDVIVISAASDMNSVKKAMNFGAVDYLIKPFHFNRFLEALTGYREHISIVRERSLLSQEELDRLIYHKSLTKDLARLPKGITKSTLAMIWNCIQRHHKVLFSTEDIAESAGISRVSMRKYLAFMTEIEALSMETIYGTIGRPVYQYRILPQAEGIMNSFI encoded by the coding sequence ATGATTAATGTCCTGATTGTAGAAGATGATCCGATGGTTGCGGAATTTAACCGCAAATATATGGAGCAGGTGGAAGGTTTTCGATGTGGGGGTTGGGCTTCTTCTGTGGAAGAGGCTAGGAAATTTATAGCTGAACAAGCCATTGATCTGATATTACTAGATGTGTATATGCAGGAAAGCAATGGCCTCGATTTACTGTCATTCATACGGGAGACAGGTGTAAATATAGATGTCATTGTCATCTCGGCTGCAAGTGACATGAACAGTGTCAAAAAAGCGATGAACTTTGGGGCGGTGGATTACTTGATTAAGCCGTTCCACTTTAACCGTTTTTTGGAGGCCCTCACGGGGTACCGAGAGCACATTAGCATCGTACGTGAGCGCAGTCTACTTTCTCAGGAGGAGCTGGACCGACTCATTTATCATAAAAGCTTGACTAAAGACTTGGCAAGGTTGCCCAAAGGCATAACTAAATCCACGCTGGCTATGATATGGAATTGTATCCAGCGGCATCATAAGGTGCTATTTTCCACCGAGGATATTGCGGAGAGCGCAGGGATATCCAGGGTGTCTATGCGCAAGTACCTGGCTTTTATGACAGAGATTGAAGCTCTTTCCATGGAAACCATATACGGTACCATAGGGCGCCCCGTTTACCAATATCGAATATTACCACAGGCAGAAGGTATCATGAATAGTTTTATATAA
- the grpE gene encoding nucleotide exchange factor GrpE, with the protein MKEEQAFQEEKQQNVSTEEAAEASQQEEPVNEAAALEDQESETELNKLRAQAEEHQQRFLRAQADFDNFRRRTLKEKEDLAKYASMKLVTELVPVLDNFERALATAPQGAESESFSKGVEMIFRQFESVLQAEGVTAMNSVGQPFNPDFHQAIMQVESEEHEEGIVVEEVQKGYMLKDKVLRPAMVKVSM; encoded by the coding sequence TTGAAGGAAGAACAAGCGTTCCAAGAAGAAAAACAACAAAATGTAAGCACAGAGGAAGCCGCCGAAGCGAGCCAGCAGGAAGAGCCGGTTAATGAAGCGGCGGCACTGGAAGACCAAGAAAGCGAAACAGAGCTGAATAAGCTTCGCGCTCAGGCGGAAGAGCATCAGCAACGGTTTTTACGCGCTCAGGCGGATTTTGATAATTTCCGCCGTCGTACGCTGAAAGAAAAAGAAGACCTTGCCAAATATGCATCTATGAAGCTGGTTACCGAGTTGGTGCCTGTTTTGGATAACTTCGAGCGTGCGCTGGCAACAGCACCGCAAGGAGCGGAGTCTGAGTCATTCAGCAAAGGCGTGGAAATGATTTTCCGCCAGTTTGAGAGTGTGCTTCAGGCAGAAGGAGTAACGGCCATGAATTCGGTGGGACAACCGTTTAATCCTGACTTCCATCAGGCTATTATGCAGGTGGAGAGCGAAGAGCATGAGGAAGGCATTGTTGTTGAAGAGGTACAAAAAGGGTACATGCTGAAGGACAAGGTGCTTCGTCCAGCGATGGTAAAAGTGAGCATGTAG
- the hrcA gene encoding heat-inducible transcriptional repressor HrcA produces the protein MLTERQRLILNAIIDDYIRSAEPVGSRSISKRQDVGFSPATIRNEMSDLEEQGYLEQPHTSAGRIPSHKGYRYYVDHLVPLNTLKPMEMRELKAFYAEKLNVMEQVIQHASGILSHMTNYTSILLGPEVFHTSLRHFQLLPLNETTAVAIIVTNTGQVENKTVDIPPGISISEMEKVVNLLNSKLVGVPIYQLKSRLYTALGQEMEKHVSHFEDAMKVLDKALDNESDQRLYLSGATNMLNQPEFKDVEKVKHILDLLEETPTLLKLMTPVVGAPEIQVRIGTENDHEAFANCSLITATYAVDGEALGTIGILGPTRMEYARVINILGILSKDLTAMLTQRFK, from the coding sequence TTGTTAACCGAACGTCAGAGACTCATTCTGAATGCGATTATTGATGACTACATTCGTTCGGCTGAGCCAGTGGGTTCCCGCAGCATATCCAAAAGGCAGGATGTCGGATTCAGCCCGGCCACGATCCGTAATGAAATGTCGGATTTGGAGGAACAGGGCTATCTGGAGCAACCCCATACTTCTGCGGGACGCATCCCGTCTCATAAAGGCTATCGTTATTATGTGGACCATCTGGTACCACTGAATACACTGAAGCCTATGGAAATGCGGGAACTGAAAGCCTTTTATGCCGAAAAGCTGAATGTAATGGAGCAAGTGATCCAGCATGCGTCAGGCATTCTGTCCCATATGACCAATTATACTTCCATCCTGCTTGGGCCGGAGGTTTTTCATACTTCATTGCGTCATTTTCAGCTACTGCCGCTCAACGAAACGACGGCTGTGGCGATAATCGTGACCAATACCGGTCAGGTGGAGAATAAAACGGTAGATATTCCACCGGGAATTTCGATTTCCGAGATGGAGAAGGTTGTGAATTTACTGAACAGCAAGCTGGTCGGTGTGCCGATTTATCAGCTTAAATCACGCCTTTACACCGCACTTGGTCAGGAGATGGAGAAGCATGTGTCTCATTTTGAGGACGCTATGAAGGTGCTGGATAAAGCACTGGATAATGAATCGGATCAGCGCTTGTATTTGAGCGGTGCGACAAACATGCTTAATCAACCTGAATTTAAAGATGTAGAAAAGGTTAAACATATTCTCGATCTGCTGGAGGAAACACCAACGCTGCTTAAACTAATGACACCTGTTGTCGGGGCACCTGAAATTCAAGTCCGCATCGGCACTGAAAATGATCATGAGGCGTTTGCCAATTGCAGCCTGATTACTGCTACGTATGCAGTAGACGGAGAAGCGTTGGGCACTATAGGCATACTGGGTCCGACACGGATGGAATATGCGAGAGTTATTAATATTTTGGGTATCCTGTCTAAGGATTTGACCGCAATGCTAACGCAGCGGTTTAAATAG
- a CDS encoding 2-hydroxycarboxylate transporter family protein, whose amino-acid sequence MENATNQPVIQKGQRWSKNFVDGIRMLGRVKVGVIPLPLYAVIALIVYAAAITERLPNDLLGGFAVIMILGILLSDLGAKLPLLKHIGGPAILSLMVPSLMVFWNMFSPSAMGAVHTLMKTSNFLYFYIACLVTGSILGMDRKMLMNGIVKIFAPIIIGSIAAVAVGMIVGMAFGYSAYHTFFFIIIPIISGGIGEGILPLSISYGLVLGKDSAIFVSQFIPAAIIGNIVAIIGAGILKRLAEKNPKTSGNGRLLKLEKHAEKLAPASLEQSISFPLMGGGLLLACTFFIVGKLLEPYLHIPGPILMILAAALIKCIQIMPNTLEQGAFHLYKCITASLTWPLMVGLGILYVPLDSVVGILTVPYAITCASVVVALIVTGYFTGKWIHMYPVEAALVTSCRGGLGGTGDVAILSASNRMELMPFAQIATRIGGAGTVILATLLLQLWS is encoded by the coding sequence ATGGAAAATGCTACGAATCAGCCTGTCATTCAGAAGGGGCAAAGATGGAGTAAAAATTTTGTAGATGGCATCAGAATGCTGGGCAGGGTAAAGGTGGGAGTTATTCCTCTTCCGCTCTATGCCGTGATCGCGCTGATTGTTTATGCAGCTGCAATTACTGAAAGACTTCCGAACGATCTATTGGGCGGGTTTGCCGTCATCATGATTTTGGGCATACTGCTCAGTGATCTAGGGGCCAAACTTCCTTTGCTTAAGCATATTGGCGGGCCGGCCATTTTATCTCTTATGGTTCCATCGTTAATGGTATTTTGGAATATGTTCAGTCCATCTGCGATGGGTGCTGTACACACGCTTATGAAAACCTCGAATTTTCTTTACTTCTACATCGCATGTCTAGTAACGGGTAGTATTCTTGGTATGGATCGGAAAATGCTGATGAACGGAATTGTCAAGATTTTCGCCCCCATTATTATAGGATCTATTGCAGCAGTTGCCGTGGGGATGATAGTGGGTATGGCTTTTGGCTATAGCGCCTATCATACATTTTTTTTCATCATCATTCCGATTATCTCCGGTGGGATTGGGGAAGGCATTTTACCGTTGTCCATTTCGTATGGATTGGTGCTGGGCAAGGATTCGGCAATATTCGTGTCTCAATTTATCCCCGCTGCAATTATCGGGAACATTGTTGCAATCATAGGTGCGGGTATTCTGAAGAGATTAGCGGAGAAAAATCCAAAAACTTCAGGTAACGGGAGGTTATTGAAACTAGAAAAACATGCAGAAAAGCTAGCCCCGGCAAGTCTGGAACAATCGATTTCTTTTCCATTGATGGGAGGAGGTCTGCTGTTAGCTTGCACTTTCTTTATTGTGGGTAAGTTGCTGGAGCCGTATCTCCATATTCCAGGTCCGATCCTCATGATTCTGGCGGCTGCGTTAATTAAGTGCATTCAGATTATGCCGAACACATTGGAGCAGGGAGCTTTTCACTTATACAAGTGTATAACGGCAAGTCTGACATGGCCCTTGATGGTGGGATTGGGTATTTTGTATGTACCTTTGGATAGTGTGGTTGGGATCTTAACGGTTCCTTATGCCATCACCTGCGCATCTGTTGTAGTTGCATTGATTGTTACAGGATACTTCACAGGAAAATGGATTCACATGTATCCCGTAGAAGCTGCTTTGGTGACCAGTTGTCGCGGTGGATTAGGGGGCACGGGAGATGTAGCCATTCTGTCTGCGTCCAATCGGATGGAACTGATGCCTTTTGCGCAAATTGCAACACGTATTGGTGGGGCAGGCACGGTCATTTTAGCAACTTTGTTACTCCAATTATGGAGCTGA
- a CDS encoding NAD(P)-dependent malic enzyme yields MSSLIDEIRELHAGGKMETLPKKPIETMEGLSKVYTPGVAEICMEIANDPAKAYQLTIKKNTVAVVSDGTAVLGLGDIGPEAAMPVMEGKAVLFKQFAGVDAFPICLNTKDADEIVQIVKMIAPAFGGINLEDISSPRCFEIERRLKQELDIPVFHDDQHGTAVVVLAGLVNALKVCGKKMEDVKVVFAGIGAAGMACSRMLLKAGVRNLIGVDRQGAIHRDVEYSNPHWTEYANMTNPHNLSGSLSEVIVGADVFIGVSGPNILTVEDIQSMATDPIVFAMANPIPEIDPAVAAPYVRVLATGRSDFPNQINNVLCFPGIFRGALDCHATTINEEMKLAAGLAIADAICPEELSETYIIPNVFNPKVVQKVRDAVIRAAWETGVAKSGEAPAAVLHP; encoded by the coding sequence ATGAGCAGTTTAATAGATGAAATTAGAGAATTACACGCAGGTGGCAAAATGGAGACCTTACCAAAGAAGCCAATTGAAACGATGGAAGGGTTGTCCAAAGTGTATACGCCGGGTGTAGCTGAAATTTGTATGGAAATCGCCAATGACCCAGCCAAAGCGTATCAATTAACGATCAAAAAGAATACAGTAGCAGTCGTTTCAGACGGAACCGCGGTACTTGGATTAGGAGATATCGGACCGGAGGCCGCTATGCCTGTAATGGAGGGTAAAGCGGTGTTGTTCAAACAATTTGCAGGTGTCGACGCCTTTCCGATTTGTCTCAACACGAAGGACGCTGATGAAATTGTTCAAATTGTTAAAATGATTGCTCCTGCTTTTGGCGGCATTAATTTGGAGGATATATCTTCGCCACGCTGTTTTGAAATCGAGAGACGGTTGAAGCAGGAACTGGACATTCCAGTATTTCATGATGATCAACATGGTACGGCAGTCGTTGTGTTAGCGGGTCTGGTCAATGCATTAAAGGTATGTGGCAAAAAAATGGAGGATGTCAAAGTCGTATTTGCAGGAATCGGTGCAGCGGGTATGGCCTGCTCCCGTATGCTGCTTAAGGCAGGTGTGCGCAATCTGATTGGCGTTGATCGACAGGGAGCTATTCACCGTGATGTGGAGTACAGTAATCCGCATTGGACAGAGTATGCGAACATGACTAATCCGCACAATTTAAGTGGGAGTTTATCCGAGGTGATTGTGGGAGCTGATGTATTCATCGGTGTGTCAGGCCCGAACATACTGACTGTAGAGGATATACAGAGCATGGCAACTGATCCTATTGTGTTCGCCATGGCGAATCCGATTCCGGAAATCGATCCGGCTGTAGCTGCACCTTATGTACGTGTGCTCGCTACTGGCCGCTCCGATTTTCCAAATCAGATTAACAATGTGCTGTGCTTCCCGGGAATTTTCCGGGGTGCTCTAGATTGTCATGCTACGACGATTAATGAGGAAATGAAACTAGCTGCCGGACTTGCCATCGCTGATGCGATCTGTCCTGAGGAGCTAAGTGAAACTTATATCATACCGAATGTCTTTAATCCGAAGGTGGTTCAAAAGGTACGGGATGCAGTTATTCGCGCTGCTTGGGAGACAGGAGTAGCTAAGTCAGGTGAAGCTCCAGCAGCTGTTTTACACCCGTAA
- the dcuS gene encoding DcuS/MalK family sensor histidine kinase, translated as MSSIGNVQLKLRRGKPLLKLRGLITLLVCLVMALVLLPVTLLFAERVEQETEKGLEEKAMSIARTLAHTPLIVEQLQGTGSSLSMQEYVKRVSVANHIQFIVAMDMKGIRKTHPDARMIGKAFVGGDEYTALHGHESVSVAKGTLGLSMRAFSPVFSSTGKQVGAIVVGISMQDVQMAQEGNNRLIAIALGIGILIGTGGAVVLARKIKNMLVGLEPPEIARLLEERSAMLQSIKEGVIAVDEFGRVMLMNAEAIRLLRQAGIEDFSFSGQEITVYLSAFRLQEVLEASTPQMDEEMELGGITLLTTSVPIRVKGEIVGAIVTFRDKTEMNQLAERLTGVSLYTEALRAQAHEFMNKLHVIMGMVHLRMYDKLEHYIMDAVEHHQVEIGSITRQIRDPVMAGFVLGKLSRAREVGVSFELTPGSYLPESSQTQTTHELITILGNLFDNAVEAMESLEHKRITLSLYYEESHKNGYLTCIMCDNGPGIPEGLVKAIFEKGFSTKGESRGMGLYLVTQSVKRLQGSIKLIPAEQGCCFQITIPYIIAGNDEHD; from the coding sequence GTGAGTTCCATCGGAAATGTACAGCTCAAGCTGCGTCGGGGTAAACCACTATTAAAGCTCAGAGGCCTAATTACACTGCTAGTATGTCTAGTTATGGCACTTGTGCTTCTGCCTGTAACCCTGTTATTTGCGGAGAGAGTGGAGCAGGAAACTGAGAAGGGACTGGAAGAAAAGGCAATGTCCATCGCGCGTACACTCGCCCATACGCCGCTTATTGTCGAGCAATTGCAAGGGACAGGTTCGTCTCTTTCCATGCAGGAGTATGTAAAGAGGGTCTCAGTAGCAAATCACATCCAGTTCATCGTGGCTATGGATATGAAGGGAATTCGTAAAACGCACCCGGATGCTAGGATGATCGGCAAAGCTTTTGTCGGTGGAGACGAGTATACTGCACTTCATGGCCATGAGAGCGTGTCCGTTGCGAAGGGTACATTGGGCTTGTCCATGCGAGCCTTTTCCCCCGTGTTCAGTTCAACGGGGAAGCAGGTAGGGGCGATTGTTGTTGGTATATCCATGCAAGATGTACAGATGGCTCAGGAAGGCAACAACCGTCTTATTGCTATCGCCCTTGGCATCGGAATATTGATCGGCACTGGAGGTGCGGTAGTGCTGGCTCGTAAAATCAAAAATATGCTGGTCGGTCTGGAGCCGCCGGAAATCGCACGCTTGCTGGAGGAACGCAGCGCTATGCTGCAATCCATCAAGGAAGGAGTTATTGCGGTAGATGAATTCGGTCGCGTCATGCTGATGAATGCAGAAGCGATTCGTCTACTTAGACAAGCGGGGATTGAAGATTTCTCATTCTCCGGACAGGAAATTACCGTTTATCTATCCGCTTTTCGATTGCAAGAGGTCCTGGAAGCGAGTACTCCACAAATGGATGAGGAAATGGAGCTGGGTGGAATAACTTTGCTGACTACCAGTGTTCCGATACGGGTCAAAGGGGAAATTGTGGGAGCAATTGTAACCTTTCGAGATAAAACGGAAATGAACCAGCTGGCAGAACGTTTGACAGGAGTGTCCCTGTACACGGAAGCACTACGTGCGCAGGCTCATGAATTTATGAACAAGCTGCATGTCATAATGGGAATGGTACACTTGCGAATGTACGATAAACTGGAGCATTACATTATGGATGCCGTCGAGCATCATCAAGTGGAAATTGGCTCCATCACCCGGCAGATCAGGGACCCAGTAATGGCAGGGTTTGTGTTGGGAAAATTAAGCCGGGCCAGAGAGGTAGGCGTAAGTTTTGAACTGACTCCAGGTAGTTACTTGCCCGAATCCAGTCAAACTCAAACGACACATGAACTGATTACTATTCTTGGCAATCTGTTTGATAATGCGGTAGAGGCTATGGAATCTTTGGAGCACAAGCGGATTACCCTTTCACTTTATTATGAGGAAAGCCACAAGAATGGCTATCTGACCTGTATCATGTGCGATAATGGTCCGGGTATACCGGAAGGGCTTGTGAAGGCTATATTTGAAAAAGGCTTTTCGACCAAGGGAGAGTCACGAGGGATGGGGCTTTATCTCGTGACGCAAAGCGTGAAAAGATTACAGGGAAGTATAAAGTTGATCCCAGCCGAGCAAGGATGCTGTTTTCAGATTACGATTCCATACATTATAGCGGGGAATGATGAACATGATTAA
- the dnaJ gene encoding molecular chaperone DnaJ produces the protein MADKRDYYEVLGVAKGASDDEVKKAYRKLARQYHPDVNKAADAETKFKEVKEAYDVLSDGQKRARYDQYGHVDPNQGMGGGFGGGADFGGGFGDIFDMFFGGGGNGRRDPNAPQRGNDLQYTMTIEFKEAVFGKETDIHIERTETCDTCHGTGAKAGTQPQTCSVCHGSGQEEVVQNTPFGRMVNRRACSNCGGSGKIIKEKCTTCSGSGRVRKQRKIHIRIPAGVDDGAQMRINGEGEGGVNGGPAGDLYVVFRVKSHDFFEREGDDIYCEIPLTFSQAALGDEVEIPTLTEKVKLKVPAGTQTGTYFRLKGKGVPKLRGVGQGDQHIKVVVITPSKLSEEQKDLLRQFSSLSGEQTHENEQSFFDRVKRAFRGD, from the coding sequence TTGGCTGATAAGCGTGATTATTATGAGGTGCTGGGCGTCGCGAAGGGCGCTTCGGATGATGAAGTCAAAAAGGCTTACCGTAAGCTTGCGCGTCAGTATCATCCGGACGTGAACAAGGCTGCGGACGCGGAAACTAAATTTAAAGAAGTCAAAGAAGCTTACGATGTTCTCAGCGATGGTCAGAAGCGGGCAAGATATGACCAGTACGGTCATGTAGACCCGAACCAGGGCATGGGAGGCGGCTTCGGTGGTGGTGCCGACTTCGGTGGCGGATTTGGCGATATTTTTGATATGTTCTTTGGTGGCGGCGGCAATGGTCGACGTGATCCGAATGCACCGCAGCGTGGGAACGATCTTCAATATACGATGACGATTGAGTTCAAGGAAGCGGTGTTCGGTAAAGAAACCGACATTCATATTGAACGTACAGAAACATGTGATACGTGTCACGGTACGGGAGCCAAAGCGGGTACTCAACCACAAACCTGCTCCGTCTGCCACGGCAGCGGACAGGAAGAAGTGGTGCAGAATACACCGTTTGGTCGTATGGTTAATCGACGCGCCTGCTCTAATTGCGGCGGTTCCGGTAAAATCATTAAAGAAAAATGTACGACTTGTAGCGGTTCCGGTCGGGTACGCAAGCAACGTAAAATTCATATTCGCATTCCAGCGGGTGTGGATGACGGCGCACAAATGCGTATTAACGGTGAAGGCGAAGGCGGTGTCAACGGAGGACCGGCAGGTGACTTGTACGTCGTGTTCCGTGTGAAATCGCACGACTTCTTTGAGCGTGAGGGAGACGATATCTACTGCGAAATTCCGCTGACGTTCTCACAGGCAGCATTGGGAGATGAAGTCGAGATCCCGACGTTGACCGAGAAAGTGAAGTTGAAAGTTCCAGCAGGTACGCAAACAGGTACTTACTTCCGTCTTAAAGGAAAAGGTGTGCCAAAACTGCGTGGCGTTGGTCAGGGTGACCAGCATATTAAGGTAGTTGTGATAACGCCTAGCAAGCTGAGTGAGGAACAAAAGGATTTGCTGCGTCAGTTCTCTTCGCTTAGCGGAGAACAGACGCATGAGAATGAGCAGTCTTTTTTTGACCGTGTGAAGCGCGCCTTCCGAGGCGACTAA
- a CDS encoding N-acetyltransferase, which translates to MASVCKDVLCRSAVPEDVEPLYQMISGYAERGIMLPRSREVLTRQLELFIVAEVDGEVVGCGSLCKLGADLVEIRSLGISEGHKGMGIGSKLVEGLMIEARRQRIPKIMALTYEVSFFIKNGFDVVSKEIFPEKVWTDCIHCSKQNNCDEIAVLKVLN; encoded by the coding sequence ATGGCTTCAGTGTGTAAAGATGTATTGTGCAGAAGTGCGGTTCCTGAGGATGTGGAGCCTTTATATCAAATGATTAGCGGCTATGCAGAGCGGGGGATTATGCTGCCACGTTCGAGGGAAGTGCTAACGCGCCAACTGGAGCTGTTTATTGTTGCAGAGGTGGACGGCGAAGTTGTTGGTTGTGGTTCTTTATGCAAATTGGGCGCTGACCTGGTAGAGATTCGCTCCCTTGGCATCTCTGAGGGACACAAAGGTATGGGTATTGGCTCTAAGCTCGTGGAGGGCCTTATGATAGAAGCACGGCGGCAACGTATTCCTAAAATTATGGCATTGACCTACGAGGTCTCCTTTTTTATAAAAAACGGTTTTGATGTAGTAAGCAAAGAGATTTTCCCTGAAAAGGTATGGACCGACTGCATTCACTGTAGTAAACAAAACAATTGTGATGAAATCGCAGTGTTGAAAGTACTGAACTGA